The genomic segment TTGCGGGCGGGCATCTCCACCCGCGAGCGGCGGTAGACGATGTAAACGTGCTCGGAGCCCAGGCGCAGCGCCGTGCGGGCCGAGTCCATCGCCACGTTGCCCCCGCCGATGACCGCCGTCCGCCTGCCGACCCAGATTGGCGTGTCATTTCGCTCTGGGTCGTAGGCCCCCATGAGGTTGGCCCGGGTGAGGAACTCGTTGGCGGAGTAAACGCCGTTCAGGCCCTCGCCCTCGATCTTCATGAACCAGGGGAGCCCGGCGCCGGTGCCGATGTAGAAGGCCTCGAAGCCGTCCCGGCGCATCTCGTCCAGCGTCCAGACTTTCCCGATGACCATGTTGTAGGAAAACTTGACGCCCAGCAGCTCGAGGTAGTGCGTCTCGCGGTCCACGATGGCCTTGGGCAGACGGAACTCGGGGATGCCGTAGCGCAGGACGCCGCCCGAGGCGTGGAAGGCCTCGAAGACGGTCACGTCGTAGCCCATGACGGCCAGGTCGCCGGCGCAGGTCATCCCGCCGGGCCCGCAGCCGATGACGGCCACCCTGTGCCCGTTGGGCGGGGCGATTTCGGGGAGCTCGGGATCGCCGTGCGCGGCCTCCCAGTCGGCGACGAAGCGCTCGAGGCGGCCGATGGCCACCGGCTCACCCTTCTTGCCCCGCAGGCAGACTATCTCGCACTGCACCTCCTGGGGGCAGACGCGACCGCAGACCGCCGGCAGGGAGTTGGTCCTCTTGATGACGCCCGCGGCTGCGCGGAAGTCGCCCTCCTTGACGGCGCGGATGAAGGCGGGGATGTCAATCTCCACCGGGCAACCGGCGATGCAGGGGCCGTCCTTGCACTCCAGGCAGCGCCACGCCTCGGCGACGGCCATCTCGTCGGTGTAGCCGAAGGGGACCTCCCGGAAGTTGCGCACCCGCTCCTCGGGGTCCTGCTCGGGCATCGGGGTCTTCTCGAGCTGCCTGACTCCGGCCTTCCTCAGTTCCTCGGGGGTTTTCTCCACTACCCCACCTCCTTCAGGTAGCGATCCAGGGCGCACTTCTCCTCGGCCAGGTAGCGGTTCTGGCGGGCCATCATCTCGTTGAAATCAATCTCCTCGCCGCGCATCTCCGGCCCGTCCACGCAGGCGAACTTCACCTCGCCGCCCACGGTGACCCGGCAGGAGCCGCACATCCCCGTACCGTCCACCATGATGGTGTTCAGGCTGACGTACACCGGGACGCCGTAGGGCTTCACCAGGTCGCGGCAGACCCGCATCATGATGGGCGGGCCGATGGCCAGCACGAAGTCGTAATCGGTGCTCTCGTCGAGCTTTGCTTTCAAAATGTCGGAGACGAAGCCCTTGTGGCCGAAGCTGCCGTCGTCGGTGCAGACGATCAGCTCGTCGGAGGCGGCCCGCATCTCGTCCTCGAGGATGAGGAGGTTCTTTGAGCGGGCGCCGATGATGCTCACGACGCGGTTCCCGTTCTCCTTGAACTCCCGGGTTTTCGGCAGGAGCGGCGCGACGCCGATCCCGCCCCCCACGCCCAGGACCCGTTTGTGCTCACCGCCCATGGGGTGGTACCGGCCCAGGGGGCCGATGAAATCCGCCACCGCGTCGCCCGGCTCCAGGGTCCCCAGTTGGCGGGTGGTCTTGCCCACCTCCTGGAAGATGATGGTCACCGTCCCGGCCTCGGGGTCGCGGTCCACCATGGTCAACGGGATGCGCTCGCCGGTGTCGTTGATGCGCAGCATGATGAACTGCCCGGGCTTAATCTTGCGGGCGATCAGCGGCGCCTCGACGTCGAATAGCTTGATGTCGGGCCCGAGGACTTTTTTACCGACGATCTTGAACAAGGCCAACCCCCTGGTTCGGTTCACTCACGAAAAGACGAAGAGGCGCGGCGCAAGGTCGGCGACCCTTCGGCCTCAGAAAAGGGGCCCTGTCCGCCCCCCGGCCATCCGGATCGGCCTCCGCCACCCCCCCTTTCGAGCGTCTCCACACCCGCCCCCGACCATGCGGCCCGACCGCCACCGGAAGTAGCGAGCCGGGTTCAATCGGCACCCGCCCCCGACTATCCGGCCCGGCCTCCGCCACCCCCCCCTTTCGAGCGTCTCCACACCCGCCCCCGACCATCCGGCCCGACCGCCCCTATTCGAAGACCGAGGGGTGCCAGTCCTCCGCGTCGAGCCCCAGCTCCAGCACCCGCTCCATCACGATGCCCCCCTCGTTGCGGAAATTCTCCCGCATCCCCTCGAACCTTTTATCGGTGAAGATGGGGAGCCGGCAGTGGGGGGTGACATCGAAGGTCTCGTCTATGAGGTGGAAGTTGAGCTGGCGGCCGAGGTTCACCGCCGGGTTGTTGGTGGCGGAGACCTTGGCCCGCAGCTCCTTGAAGCCCAGGATGCCGAAGGCGAACTCGATGAAGGAGATGACGAGCTGGCGGCCGATGCCCCGCCCGATCCGGTCCGGGGCCAGCTCCAGCCCGAAGCGGCACCCCCCGTCCGACTCCTCGGTCCACACGAGGAGGCCCAGGGCCTGGCCGTTTTCGGTGTTGCAGACCACGGTGACGTTGCCCCACAGGAGCTTGAGCTCATCGAGGTTCTGCTGGGCGTTCTCGGGGGAGCCCCAGTGGTGCCCGTCGGAACCGAGGTACACCGTGTCGGGCCAGTAGGAGAGCTTGAGGTCGTCCCCCGGTTCGAGTTCCCGGACGAAGAGGCCCGGGGCGGCGAAGAGGGCGCCGTTCATATCGTTCCTTTCGGGCCGGACGGCGGGAGCCGCCGCGGCGTCACGAACCGACCCCGACTCACCTTCGAGCGGTACGACCGGTCCGCCGCTGAAAACGAATCTACGGGGGCGCGGACCGCTCTTTTCTGCGGAATCGGTTGGTTGATCTAGTTTGGGGGAGTCTTGCGGCTTGCGCCGTCATGCGATTAATATGGGCCGTTAGGCGGTGGGCTCGTCTTTTCGCGGTCGGGCGGGGCCCACGCGGGTCCGGGGATAAGAACGACCACCCATCCCGTACCACCTTCCCACCGCTCATTCAACGGGGACCGAAAATCACCGCCACCTCGTACTTCGCCGCGTTCTCGCAGTCACTGCCGTGGACGGTGTTGCGCTGGATGGATTCGCCGTAGAGGGCGCGCAGCGTTCCGGGGGCGGCCTCGGCGGGATCGGTGGCGCCCATGACCTCCCGGGCGCGCCGCACCGCGTCGGGGCCCTCGAGAACCGCCGCCACCACGGGACCCGAGGACATGTAGGCCACCAGGGAGTCAAAGAACGGCTCGTCCCGGTGGATCCGGTAGAGCTCCCGGGCCCGCTCGGGCGAGAGGGTCAGCAGCTCGAGATCGGCGATGGACAGCCCCGCCCCCTCGAAAGCGGCCAGGCACGCGCCCACCAGGTTCCGCTCCACGCCGTCGGGTTTCACCAGCACCAGGGTCCGCACCCGTCAGACCTCCCCCGCCGGACTCGGAATCCGCCCGCCGCACCGGCAGTACGGCCGTCCGCAGTCGGACTCCGCCGAACCTCCCCCGCCGGACTCAGAATCCGCGTGACACGCCGTTAAAACGATCGAAGCCCGCCGCACCTCTCCCGCCTGGGTCAGAATCTACGCCCTCTCTTGCCGCTCGACCGGGCCCGAGAACCTCTACCGCCGGACTCGGAATCCGCGTGACACGCCGTTAAAACGATCGAAGCCCGCCGCACCTCCCCCGCCGAACCTCACCGCCGACCTCAGAATCCCTCCCGGCCGGCCCTGGCGTCCCGCGCCTTCACGCCCTCCCGCGCCCCCTCCTCGAACGCCCGCAGGTTGAGTTCCAGGAACCGCCCCGGCACTTTCTCGGTGAGCGCCCACTCCACCGCCTCCCGGCTCGTCACCCCGGTGAGGACCAACAGGTAACCCAGCGACATGATGTTGGCCACCACGGGGTTGCCCAGGGCGTCGCGGCAGTGGAAGGTGAAGGGGAAGCAGAAGGCGTCCTCCCGGGGGGGCTTGTCCACGAAGCTCGAATCGGCGACCAGGACGCCCTCGGGCTTGAGGTCGCCGGAGTACTTGTCGCAGGAGGCCTGGTTCATGGCCACCAGGACGTCAATCCGGGTGGGCTTGAGGTTGTTTATGGGGGCGTCGGCGATGCAGACCTCGCTCTTGGCGGCGCCGCCGCGGGCCTCGGGGCCGTAGCTCTGGGTCTGGACCACCGTGCGGCCGTCGTAGAGCCCCGCCGCCTGGGCCAGGATGCGACCCGAGGTCATCAGGCCCTGTCCGCCGGAGCCGGCGAAACGGACCACCGTCATCTTCACGCCGTGTTGCGATTGGATACCGGCCAACTCAACCCCCCTGAACCCGCCGGCAGAGCGCGGCGTAAACCTGGGTGAACTCGGGGCGGGAGTCGTCGTCGGTGAACACGCCGGTGAGGTACTGCCCCGGTTTGAGCGCGTAGCCGGGGTCCTTCTCCTTCAGCTTGCCGAAAGCCTTCAGGGGCACCGCCAGCTTCTTCTCCTCCTCCATCATCTCCACGGGGCTCACGTAGCGGTTGCGCCGGCCGTAGGTGGTGTAGCAGTGGGCCATGACCTCGACGACGGCGAAGCCGCGGATCTCGATGGCCCGGGCGATGAGCTCGGTCATGGCGGCCGCGTGGTAGCTGGTCGTGCGGGCGACGAAGGCCGCCCCCGCCGCCTTGGCCAGGTTGCAGATGTCGAAGGGCGTCTCGATCATGCCGTAGGGCGCCGTGGAGGCCCGCCGGCCCACCGGGGTCGTCGGCGAGTACTGCCCGCCCGTCATCCCGTAGATGTAGTTGTTGACGATGATGGCGGTGAGGTCCAGGTTGCGCCGGCAGGTGTGGATGAAGTGGTTGCCCCCGATGGCGGTGGCGTCGCCGTCCCCCATGGCCGTGATCACCTTGAGGGAGGGCCGGGCCAGCTTTATCCCGGTGGCGAAGGGCAGGGCGCGGCCGTGGGTGCCGTGGAGCGTGTTGAAATCCGTGTAGACCGGCATCCTCCCCGTGCAGCCGATGCCCGAGACGAAGGCGATTTCGTCCTTGTCTATCTCCAGCTTGTGGACGGCG from the bacterium genome contains:
- the gltA gene encoding NADPH-dependent glutamate synthase — translated: MPEQDPEERVRNFREVPFGYTDEMAVAEAWRCLECKDGPCIAGCPVEIDIPAFIRAVKEGDFRAAAGVIKRTNSLPAVCGRVCPQEVQCEIVCLRGKKGEPVAIGRLERFVADWEAAHGDPELPEIAPPNGHRVAVIGCGPGGMTCAGDLAVMGYDVTVFEAFHASGGVLRYGIPEFRLPKAIVDRETHYLELLGVKFSYNMVIGKVWTLDEMRRDGFEAFYIGTGAGLPWFMKIEGEGLNGVYSANEFLTRANLMGAYDPERNDTPIWVGRRTAVIGGGNVAMDSARTALRLGSEHVYIVYRRSRVEMPARNEEIHHAEQEGIEFFLLQNPLKILDDGKGWVGGMECIRMELGEPDDSGRRRPVPMKGSEFILDVDCVVVAIGNGPNPLLIEATPGLKVTKWSNIVTDEKGRTNIPGVFAGGDIVTGAATVIEAMGAGKIAARAMDAYVKGDKTWPEL
- the ndk gene encoding nucleoside-diphosphate kinase, whose translation is MRTLVLVKPDGVERNLVGACLAAFEGAGLSIADLELLTLSPERARELYRIHRDEPFFDSLVAYMSSGPVVAAVLEGPDAVRRAREVMGATDPAEAAPGTLRALYGESIQRNTVHGSDCENAAKYEVAVIFGPR
- a CDS encoding sulfide/dihydroorotate dehydrogenase-like FAD/NAD-binding protein — encoded protein: MFKIVGKKVLGPDIKLFDVEAPLIARKIKPGQFIMLRINDTGERIPLTMVDRDPEAGTVTIIFQEVGKTTRQLGTLEPGDAVADFIGPLGRYHPMGGEHKRVLGVGGGIGVAPLLPKTREFKENGNRVVSIIGARSKNLLILEDEMRAASDELIVCTDDGSFGHKGFVSDILKAKLDESTDYDFVLAIGPPIMMRVCRDLVKPYGVPVYVSLNTIMVDGTGMCGSCRVTVGGEVKFACVDGPEMRGEEIDFNEMMARQNRYLAEEKCALDRYLKEVG
- a CDS encoding thiamine pyrophosphate-dependent enzyme encodes the protein MSQKPKSVVLSYLRARKKFPTVWCPGCSLGVIMGSLIRAVHKLEIDKDEIAFVSGIGCTGRMPVYTDFNTLHGTHGRALPFATGIKLARPSLKVITAMGDGDATAIGGNHFIHTCRRNLDLTAIIVNNYIYGMTGGQYSPTTPVGRRASTAPYGMIETPFDICNLAKAAGAAFVARTTSYHAAAMTELIARAIEIRGFAVVEVMAHCYTTYGRRNRYVSPVEMMEEEKKLAVPLKAFGKLKEKDPGYALKPGQYLTGVFTDDDSRPEFTQVYAALCRRVQGG
- a CDS encoding GNAT family N-acetyltransferase; amino-acid sequence: MNGALFAAPGLFVRELEPGDDLKLSYWPDTVYLGSDGHHWGSPENAQQNLDELKLLWGNVTVVCNTENGQALGLLVWTEESDGGCRFGLELAPDRIGRGIGRQLVISFIEFAFGILGFKELRAKVSATNNPAVNLGRQLNFHLIDETFDVTPHCRLPIFTDKRFEGMRENFRNEGGIVMERVLELGLDAEDWHPSVFE
- a CDS encoding 2-oxoacid:acceptor oxidoreductase family protein, whose translation is MAGIQSQHGVKMTVVRFAGSGGQGLMTSGRILAQAAGLYDGRTVVQTQSYGPEARGGAAKSEVCIADAPINNLKPTRIDVLVAMNQASCDKYSGDLKPEGVLVADSSFVDKPPREDAFCFPFTFHCRDALGNPVVANIMSLGYLLVLTGVTSREAVEWALTEKVPGRFLELNLRAFEEGAREGVKARDARAGREGF